CCGGGTTGCGACACCTGTAGAACGATTGGAGGGGGAGGGGATTTAGCGAGGAGCCGCCTGACGCACATCATTGTGGCGAGGGAGCTTGCTCCCGCTGGGGTGCGAAGCAGCCCCAAGATTTTGCGGTCGCTGCGCAACCGAGCGGGAGCAAGCTCCCTCGCCACAAAAGCCTGTCTGTGTCCGGCAGGTTGATTTACATATCCCGCGCCACCCGAAAACCGATCCAGTCGCCGCGATCACTCGGCACCAGGGCGTTGCGGTTGCCGGAGCGGGAGAACACCGGTGCTTCGCCCCAGTCGTTGCCGCGGATGCGCTTGAACTCGCACTTGCCGGTCAGCCAGGCGATGCCGTCGCTGGGGGCGCCCACATAGTTTTCGTTGTAGCAGTCGGCGGTCCACTCGTAGACGTTGCCATGCATGTCGTACACGCCGAAGGCATTGGGCGCGAAGCTGCCGGCCGGTGCGGTGAAGTTGTAGCCGTCGGCCGCGCCGTAGGTGTTGGCGTGTTGGGCGATGCTGTACTCCTTGCCCTCGTCGAACGGGAAGGGAAACGGGCCGGTGCTGCCGCCGCGTGCGGCGTACTCGCGCAGGGATTCGCTGACCAGCCGGTATTGCTTACCGGTCTTTTTCGACAGCCACGCCACGTAGGCATTGGCCTCGGCGAAATCCATGCACACCGCCGGGTGGCGGTCGGTGTATTGCTTGCGCGGATCGCTGCCCTGGTAATCCGGGATACCGGCCTTGCAGGCGCGGCCGGGACGCTTGTCGCCGTCGGGCATCGTGTAGCCGGTGTCGCGCAGGTAGGCGAACCATTCACCCTTGAGCACCTGGAAACGACTGATCGCCAGCGGCTTGGCGAACGTCACCGGGTGCATCGGCCCCTCGTCGGGCTCGCGGCCCACTTCGTCGTCCGGGGTGCCCATCTGGAAGGTGCCGGTGGGCAGCACGACCATTTCCGGGCAGTCCTTGCAGTCA
The sequence above is drawn from the Pseudomonas sp. St316 genome and encodes:
- a CDS encoding formylglycine-generating enzyme family protein encodes the protein MNSFSLKLLPALALVALLPSGAQASQPGQVFRDCKDCPEMVVLPTGTFQMGTPDDEVGREPDEGPMHPVTFAKPLAISRFQVLKGEWFAYLRDTGYTMPDGDKRPGRACKAGIPDYQGSDPRKQYTDRHPAVCMDFAEANAYVAWLSKKTGKQYRLVSESLREYAARGGSTGPFPFPFDEGKEYSIAQHANTYGAADGYNFTAPAGSFAPNAFGVYDMHGNVYEWTADCYNENYVGAPSDGIAWLTGKCEFKRIRGNDWGEAPVFSRSGNRNALVPSDRGDWIGFRVARDM